From the Comamonas odontotermitis genome, one window contains:
- a CDS encoding M14 family zinc carboxypeptidase, with protein MTILLSSTIDRTLTQWVQERLADPQPDVFWQLWCFEGVQARRAAEQQLAAQGIRARIRSSYKPLVHALLEEVQMDGLRAVELHYPVHADAANNRFLLEAYPLAAMLSHIDLKMQANTHGSGDDHYSLHLHYRGGRHQQMHVFAPNRRFETAHGGHGITPCGWERSQDSQGAFMHDAPLSTDYELAYQQAMQCIRQQPWPAGEPYFGRLHIHMELPGFEQPITGTGEVMSTPEAMHEELYFSLLEHFQHLSGRPAGDRRLQPGQMVPDIRMATGSDPLALQHISVRIESQALPLPEPLGQRAAAFAGAEAAAQAAAALEQAPSLAQIAELTQPLFDTYGTAWQGRSVQGRTIAATYKKGSNHAVLLSGGQHANEISGTHGALRGALALAARPDSHFAYIPVENPDGYALHEWYRSYAPEQMHHAARYTALGDDLEYRDSAPWYESAVRRDALAGSGAQLHLSLHGYPAHEWTRPLTGYIPQGFDLWTVPKGFFLILRYHDGWEDAAVALAEQVALALTQVPGLAAYNARQLHHYQQHSGLQPFTLRHGTPCTISAHAASPAPVTLITEFPDQTVIGDDFRLAHTAQQAAVLAAYAAWQEIMQNR; from the coding sequence ATGACCATTCTGCTCTCCAGCACCATCGATCGCACGCTCACCCAGTGGGTTCAGGAGCGCCTCGCCGACCCGCAGCCCGACGTTTTCTGGCAGCTCTGGTGCTTTGAAGGCGTTCAGGCGCGCCGTGCCGCCGAGCAGCAGCTCGCTGCCCAGGGCATTCGTGCCCGCATCCGCAGCAGCTACAAGCCCCTGGTACACGCGCTGCTGGAAGAAGTGCAGATGGACGGCCTGCGCGCTGTGGAGCTGCACTACCCGGTGCATGCCGATGCTGCCAACAATCGTTTTTTGCTGGAAGCCTATCCGCTGGCTGCCATGCTCTCGCACATCGATCTGAAGATGCAGGCCAACACCCATGGCAGCGGCGACGACCATTACAGCCTGCACCTGCATTACCGGGGTGGCCGTCACCAGCAGATGCATGTCTTTGCCCCCAACCGCCGTTTCGAGACCGCCCATGGCGGGCACGGCATCACCCCGTGCGGCTGGGAGCGATCGCAGGATTCGCAAGGTGCTTTCATGCACGATGCACCGCTCTCCACCGACTACGAGCTGGCCTACCAGCAGGCCATGCAATGCATTCGCCAGCAACCCTGGCCTGCTGGGGAGCCCTACTTCGGCCGCCTGCACATCCACATGGAGCTGCCAGGCTTTGAGCAACCCATCACCGGCACGGGCGAAGTGATGAGCACGCCCGAGGCCATGCATGAGGAGCTGTATTTCTCGCTGCTGGAGCATTTTCAGCACCTGTCGGGCCGACCGGCCGGTGACCGGCGCCTGCAGCCCGGGCAGATGGTGCCCGATATCCGCATGGCAACCGGCTCCGATCCCTTGGCGCTGCAGCACATCTCGGTACGCATTGAAAGCCAGGCCCTCCCGCTGCCTGAGCCGCTGGGCCAGCGCGCCGCTGCGTTTGCAGGCGCAGAAGCGGCCGCCCAGGCTGCGGCTGCACTGGAGCAAGCCCCGAGCCTGGCGCAGATTGCCGAGCTGACGCAGCCCTTGTTCGACACCTATGGCACCGCCTGGCAAGGGCGCAGCGTGCAAGGCCGCACAATTGCTGCCACCTACAAAAAGGGAAGCAACCACGCCGTGCTGCTGAGCGGCGGCCAGCATGCCAACGAGATCTCCGGCACCCACGGTGCATTGCGCGGCGCACTGGCGCTGGCAGCCCGGCCTGACAGCCACTTTGCCTACATCCCCGTCGAAAACCCCGATGGCTACGCCTTGCACGAGTGGTACCGCAGCTACGCGCCCGAGCAGATGCACCACGCCGCACGCTACACCGCGCTGGGCGACGACCTGGAATACCGCGACTCCGCGCCCTGGTACGAAAGCGCCGTGCGCCGCGATGCGCTGGCGGGCAGCGGGGCGCAGCTCCACCTGAGCCTGCACGGCTATCCCGCACACGAATGGACACGTCCGCTCACCGGCTACATACCGCAGGGCTTTGACCTGTGGACCGTGCCCAAGGGCTTTTTCCTGATCCTGCGCTACCACGATGGCTGGGAGGACGCAGCCGTTGCCCTGGCCGAGCAGGTGGCCCTCGCCCTCACCCAGGTGCCGGGCCTTGCGGCCTACAACGCGCGCCAGCTGCACCACTACCAGCAGCACTCCGGGCTGCAGCCTTTCACATTGCGCCATGGCACG
- the mnhG gene encoding monovalent cation/H(+) antiporter subunit G translates to MTEIDLPIWAQIVVSVLVLTGALIALAGALGLFRLPSYYERVHSPAIIATAGCWCIVWGSIIHVTLQSHATALHALLIAVFIAVTVPVTTIFLMRAALFRDRRMGKDVPASVSRIVAADPDTNDA, encoded by the coding sequence ATGACCGAAATCGACCTGCCCATCTGGGCCCAGATCGTGGTGTCCGTGCTGGTGCTGACCGGGGCGCTGATCGCCCTGGCCGGGGCTCTGGGCCTGTTCCGTCTGCCCAGCTACTACGAGCGGGTGCACTCGCCTGCCATCATTGCCACTGCGGGCTGCTGGTGCATCGTCTGGGGCTCGATCATCCATGTCACCCTGCAAAGCCATGCCACCGCGCTGCACGCCCTGCTGATTGCGGTGTTCATTGCGGTCACGGTGCCCGTCACCACCATCTTCCTGATGCGTGCCGCGCTGTTCCGCGACCGACGCATGGGCAAGGATGTGCCCGCGAGCGTGAGCCGCATCGTTGCTGCCGACCCCGATACCAACGACGCCTGA
- a CDS encoding K+/H+ antiporter subunit F translates to MNTILAWTMPAALFILLLAMLFAMIRLLKGPQAQDRVLALDCMYLIGMLVMLVLGIHYASVNYFEAALLIALFGFVSSTAMAKFLLRGEVIE, encoded by the coding sequence ATGAACACCATTCTTGCCTGGACCATGCCGGCAGCCCTGTTCATCCTGCTGCTGGCCATGCTGTTTGCCATGATCCGCCTGCTCAAGGGCCCGCAGGCGCAGGACCGTGTTCTGGCGCTCGATTGCATGTACCTCATCGGCATGCTGGTCATGCTGGTGCTGGGCATCCACTATGCCTCGGTCAACTATTTTGAAGCAGCCCTGCTGATTGCCCTGTTCGGTTTCGTCAGCTCCACTGCCATGGCCAAATTCCTGTTGCGCGGCGAGGTGATCGAATGA